A region of Anoplopoma fimbria isolate UVic2021 breed Golden Eagle Sablefish chromosome 24, Afim_UVic_2022, whole genome shotgun sequence DNA encodes the following proteins:
- the pitpnab gene encoding phosphatidylinositol transfer protein alpha isoform, which translates to MLIKEFRVILPISVEEYQVGQLYSVAEASKNETGGGEGVEVLKNEPYEKEGEKGQYTHKIYHLQSKVPSFVRMLAPASALNIHEKAWNAYPYCRTVITNEYMKDNFLIKIETWHKPDTGHLENVHGLDAETWKKVDVVYIDIADRSQVDSKDYKPEEDPCRYKSVKTARGPLGPDWKKELPKKTDCPHMCAYKLVTVKFKWWGLQNKVENFIQKQEKRLFTNFHRQLFCWIDKWIDLNMEDIRRMEEETRKELDEMRVKDPVKGMVALED; encoded by the exons TACCAGGTTGGCCAGCTGTACTCTGTAGCCGAGGCCAGTAAGAATGAGAcgggtggaggagaaggagtggAGGTGCTAAAAAATGAGCCCTatgagaaagaaggagagaagggacagtacacacacaaaatttaCCATTTGCAGAG TAAAGTGCCGTCATTCGTCAGAATGTTGGCTCCAGCTTCAGCTCTCAACATCCATGAGAAAGCCTGGAACGCGTACCCATACTGTCGCACAG TTATCACT AACGAGTACATGAAAGATAACTTCCTGATCAAGATTGAGACATGGCACAAACCTGACACGGGACaccttgaaaat GTACACGGTTTGGATGCTGAAACCTGGAAGAAAGTCGATGTAGTCTATATTGATATCGCGGACAGAAGCCAAGTGGATTCGAAG GACTACAAGCCAGAGGAGGACCCTTGCAGGTACAAGTCAGTGAAGACAGCACGAGGCCCTCTAGGACCAGACTGGAAG AAGGAACTTCCTAAGAAGACAGACTGCCCACACATGTGTGCCTACAAACTGGTCACTGTCAAATTCAAGTGGTGGGGCCTGCAAAATAAAGTGGAGAACTTCATTCAAAag CAAGAGAAGCGTTTGTTCACTAATTTCCACCGTCAGCTGTTCTGCTGGATCGACAAGTGGATTGACTTGAACATGGAAGACATTCGTCgcatggaggaggagacacGCAAGGAGCTAGATGAG ATGAGAGTGAAGGACCCAGTGAAAGGGATGGTGGCTCTAGAGGACTGA
- the inpp5kb gene encoding inositol polyphosphate 5-phosphatase K has protein sequence MDLFTDSPRVRSDSMSSSVSQGSRSKALLRQRLSQLLTCIEDMSSDDEASEEVSRTLDEAFQLCGQFIPTDAFRLQIVTWNVATAEPPEDVTALLQLDVQPPTDLYVIGLQEVNATPVRFISDLLVEDAWSHVFMETLAPRGFVKVTSMRMQGLLLLVFAKQFHLPFIRNIQATYTRTGFFGYWGNKGGVTVRFSFYGHMVCFLNCHLAAHLNYALQRVDEIEYILETQDFDISDTPHVRDHKVVFWFGDLNFRIADHGLHFLRSSINGGRLNLLWSKDQLTMMKKKEAFLQEFEEGALNFKPTYKFDRNSETYDTSGKKRKPAWTDRILWRIKPKTLPSEDDDEKASTSADDGLDEYPLLVSQDKYTSDMSYGVSDHKPVIATFSLELRKCFDTPLVHVSPLGLWNADQDALLNYTIQEDFMSSTWDWIGLYKVGFKSAFDYETFVWVREEELPEINEVIQVSVDKDEIPLLGGHYVLGYYSTNMHSIIGLSANFQVLESKRAVMEGLVPENINGLN, from the exons ATGGACCTCTTTACTGACAGTCCACGCGTGCGCTCTGACAGCATGAGCAGCTCGGTGTCTCAGGGCTCGAGGTCCAAGGCGCTCCTCCGGCAGCGTTTGTCTCAGCTGCTGACCTGCATAGAGGACATGAGCTCTGACGACGAAGCAAGTGAAGAAGTGTCACGCACTCTGGACGAAGCGTTTCAGCTCTGCGGGCAATTCATTCCCACAGACGCATTCAG GCTGCAAATAGTGACCTGGAACGTGGCCACAGCGGAGCCCCCTGAAGACGTCACCGCTTTGCTGCAGCTAGATGTCCAGCCGCCCACAGACCTCTATGTGATTGG CCTGCAGGAGGTGAATGCCACCCCTGTGAGGTTCATCTCTGACCTGTTAGTGGAGGACGCCTGGAGCCACGTCTTCATGGAAACACTGGCTCCCAGGGGCTTTGTCAAG GTCACATCAATGAGGATGCAGggtttgctgctgctggtttttGCCAAACAATTTCATCTCCCCTTCATCAGAAACATCCAGGCTACCTACACTCGTACTGGCTTCTTTGGTTACTGG GGTAATAAAGGAGGAGTGACCGTCCGTTTTTCCTTCTATGGCCACATGGTGTGCTTCCTCAACTGCCACCTAGCAGCTCACCTGAACTACGCTCTGCAGCGTGTTGATGAGATTGAGTACATCCTGGAGACACAAGACTTCGACATCTCTGACACCCCACATGTCCGGGATCACAA GGTGGTCTTCTGGTTTGGCGACCTGAACTTCCGTATTGCAGACCACGGCTTGCACTTCCTCCGTTCATCCATCAACGGCGGGCGCCTTAATTTGCTGTGGAGCAAAGACCAG CTCAccatgatgaagaagaaggaagcTTTCCTACAGGAATTTGAGGAAGGGGCCTTAAACTTTAAACCCACCTACAAGTTTGACCGTAACTCTGAAACCTATGATACCAG TGGCAAGAAGAGGAAACCGGCATGGACGGATCGGATCCTCTGGCGCATCAAACCCAAAACCCTGCCAtcagaggatgatgatgagaagGCGTCGACTTCTGCTGATGATGGGCTCGATGAGTATCCACTCCTGGTCAGTCAGGACAAGTACACCAGTGACATGAGCTACGGAGTCAGTGACCACAAGCCCGTCATTGCAACCTTCAGTCTGGAG CTGAGGAAGTGCTTTGACACACCACTGGTGCACGTATCTCCTCTGGGCTTATGGAACGCCGACCAGGACGCTCTTCTTAACTACACCATCCAGGAGGACTTCATGTCCTCCACGTGGGATTGGATCGGCCTGTACAAG GTGGGGTTCAAGAGTGCGTTCGATTATGAAACCTTTGTTTGGGTTAGAGAGGAAGAGCTGCCAGAGATAAATGAAGTCATTCAG GTATCTGTTGATAAGGATGAGATCCCTCTGCTGGGTGGACATTATGTTTTGGGTTACTACAGTACAAACATGCATAGCATCATCGGCCTCAGTGCTAACTTCCAG GTCCTGGAGTCAAAGCGTGCCGTTATGGAAGGTCTCGTTCCTGAAAACATTAATGGACTCAACTAA